The Streptococcus pluranimalium genome contains a region encoding:
- a CDS encoding extracellular solute-binding protein, with amino-acid sequence MKSWQKVALFGASLSLIGGVAVTSTTEVNAASKDTIKLWVPTGAKKSYQKIVKEFEKDSGFKVKVVESEDPKAQEKIKKDPSAAADVFSLPHDQLGQLVESGAIQALPKKYAKEIKKESTEQALAGAQYKGKTYAFPFGIESQVLYYNKEKLSEEQVKSYESITDNATFGANLKEVNAYHIAPLFMSVGNTLFGKDGEDVKGTNWGNEAGVSVLKWIASQKDNKGFVNVDANNTMSKFGDGSIAAFESGPWDYETAKESIGEDKLGIAAYPTIKIGDKDVQQKAFLGVKLYAVNQAPAKGNAERIAASYQLASYLTSEDSQENQFEKRSIVPSNKDVQESDDVQNDQLAKTVITMGSSDKYTVVMPKLSQMTAFWTESAAILSDTYNGKIKEADYLKKLKQLDKDLADSK; translated from the coding sequence ATGAAATCATGGCAAAAAGTCGCATTATTCGGAGCAAGCCTCTCACTTATTGGTGGAGTCGCTGTCACAAGTACAACCGAAGTCAATGCTGCTTCAAAAGATACTATTAAACTTTGGGTACCAACAGGAGCTAAAAAATCTTATCAAAAAATTGTTAAAGAATTTGAAAAAGATTCAGGCTTCAAAGTTAAAGTTGTTGAATCTGAAGATCCAAAAGCTCAAGAAAAAATTAAAAAGGACCCTAGCGCTGCTGCAGACGTTTTCTCCCTTCCGCATGACCAACTCGGTCAATTGGTAGAATCTGGCGCTATCCAAGCCCTTCCAAAAAAATACGCTAAGGAAATAAAAAAAGAATCAACTGAACAAGCTCTTGCCGGTGCACAATATAAAGGGAAAACTTATGCCTTCCCATTTGGGATCGAATCACAAGTTCTCTACTACAACAAAGAAAAACTTTCTGAAGAACAAGTCAAATCATACGAAAGTATCACAGACAATGCTACCTTTGGTGCTAATTTAAAAGAAGTCAATGCCTACCACATCGCCCCACTCTTTATGTCTGTCGGCAATACACTATTTGGTAAGGACGGAGAAGATGTTAAAGGTACAAACTGGGGAAATGAAGCCGGTGTCAGCGTTCTAAAATGGATTGCTAGTCAAAAAGATAACAAAGGTTTTGTCAACGTAGATGCTAACAACACCATGTCTAAGTTTGGTGATGGCTCAATCGCTGCTTTTGAATCAGGACCATGGGATTACGAAACAGCCAAAGAATCCATCGGTGAAGACAAACTTGGTATCGCAGCCTACCCAACTATCAAAATTGGCGATAAAGATGTACAGCAAAAAGCCTTCTTGGGTGTTAAACTCTACGCTGTCAACCAAGCACCTGCTAAAGGTAATGCAGAACGCATTGCTGCTAGCTATCAGCTAGCTTCGTACTTAACTAGCGAAGACAGCCAAGAAAATCAATTTGAAAAACGTTCTATTGTCCCTTCGAACAAGGACGTTCAAGAATCTGACGACGTTCAAAACGATCAACTTGCCAAGACAGTTATTACCATGGGCTCTTCAGATAAATATACTGTTGTTATGCCAAAACTTAGTCAAATGACAGCCTTCTGGACAGAAAGTGCCGCTATCCTTTCTGACACTTACAATGGTAAAATTAAAGAAGCCGATTACCTCAAAAAATTAAAACAACTTGATAAAGATCTAGCTGACTCTAAATAA
- a CDS encoding LacI family DNA-binding transcriptional regulator produces the protein MATIKDVAERAGVNPSTVSRVLKDNRSISQKTKDKVRKAMAELGYVPNVAAQMLASGLTHNIGLVFPPLATPDRLSEPFFMRILSTITHEAKLKDFTISIATGTSLDDLLDQVTLMHQQKRVDGFIILYSDQNDPIRDYLLKNKLPFVIVGAPEGNETQITYINNDNQLMGKSAVEHLYEKGHKDIYFITDDLKSEVASERFMGYVKGMMRLDLTYHPMFLFDPADAKKVDELMTAIETERPTALVVISDRVTIRLMQLLSYYGLKVPDDISIITFNNSIFSKLIHPYLTTFDIHVDHLGETSFKRLLTIIQSKQEEKSEQIIVPFTLKERESVRNLKKNQ, from the coding sequence ATGGCTACTATAAAAGATGTTGCAGAAAGAGCTGGTGTAAACCCATCAACTGTTAGCCGAGTCTTGAAAGATAACCGTTCTATTTCACAGAAAACGAAAGATAAGGTTAGAAAAGCTATGGCTGAGTTAGGCTATGTCCCTAATGTCGCTGCTCAAATGCTAGCAAGTGGTTTGACTCATAACATTGGTTTGGTTTTCCCGCCACTAGCAACACCGGACCGCTTAAGCGAACCCTTCTTCATGCGCATTCTTTCGACGATTACGCATGAAGCGAAGTTGAAGGATTTTACCATTTCGATCGCAACAGGTACTTCGCTAGATGATTTACTAGATCAGGTAACCTTGATGCACCAGCAAAAACGAGTTGATGGTTTTATTATTTTGTATTCTGATCAGAATGATCCTATTAGGGATTATTTATTGAAAAATAAACTACCTTTTGTGATCGTGGGAGCACCAGAGGGCAATGAAACACAGATTACATACATTAATAATGATAACCAACTGATGGGAAAAAGTGCTGTCGAACATCTTTACGAAAAAGGGCATAAAGATATTTATTTTATCACGGATGATTTAAAATCAGAAGTTGCTTCGGAACGTTTTATGGGGTATGTCAAAGGTATGATGCGACTAGATTTAACTTATCACCCAATGTTTCTATTTGACCCAGCAGATGCTAAAAAAGTGGATGAGCTAATGACTGCAATTGAAACTGAAAGGCCAACAGCTCTGGTTGTTATTTCTGACCGGGTGACGATTCGCTTAATGCAATTGCTTTCTTATTATGGCTTAAAAGTACCGGATGATATTTCCATTATCACCTTTAACAATTCCATCTTTTCAAAGCTTATACACCCCTATCTAACCACTTTTGATATTCATGTGGATCATTTAGGAGAGACTAGCTTTAAGCGATTATTGACTATTATTCAGTCTAAGCAAGAAGAAAAAAGTGAACAAATTATTGTTCCTTTTACGCTGAAAGAGAGAGAGTCAGTTAGAAATTTAAAGAAAAATCAGTAA